A window of the Clostridia bacterium genome harbors these coding sequences:
- a CDS encoding MFS transporter → MKHIDKNRNTLFLVSEGIAAAVILNLFSPFTQMFAKRMGAGDLHIALINSLPPLVAILVLIPCSILIERVADKKFVTGIMIVFNSIFYAIIAFTPNLPHELRVIVYVVLIGLMNWPGALYTTSWQSFFSYTFTDKEANRIYSLRSKYGAFFGLITVLLTGLLLSTVPKSDSDRILLYQFFYGTCFLISMVQVFFLSGIRQNSVDSANKQDSEKSDISLKDIKGVFANKPFMIFCACVFTFHIAWQMGWPLFFLYNADYIRVNEFQLGILNVASGLASFLSYPLWHKLAVKKGNSFVIIIGALGLTTNPFFYTGIMPFYVIVAVNIIVGAACAAFTMMLFCNLMEILPTSKKTMYISMYNTFINISGFIAPLLGIWMNRHTGIFRAMLIIGVLRTIGVGMFAFRWFLSLKEKENKSSAGQVYGRNQ, encoded by the coding sequence ATGAAGCATATCGATAAAAACAGAAATACATTATTTTTAGTATCTGAAGGTATTGCAGCTGCTGTCATACTAAACCTTTTCAGCCCTTTTACCCAGATGTTTGCCAAGAGAATGGGGGCTGGAGATTTACACATAGCCCTGATAAATTCACTTCCTCCACTTGTTGCGATTCTTGTACTGATACCTTGCAGTATTCTGATTGAAAGAGTAGCAGACAAGAAATTTGTTACAGGTATTATGATAGTATTTAACAGCATTTTCTATGCAATTATTGCATTTACACCCAATTTACCACATGAACTGAGAGTTATAGTATATGTTGTTCTTATAGGGCTTATGAATTGGCCAGGGGCGCTTTATACCACATCATGGCAGTCTTTCTTTTCATACACTTTTACGGATAAGGAAGCAAACCGTATCTATTCGCTGAGGAGCAAATATGGCGCTTTTTTCGGATTGATAACGGTATTGCTGACAGGACTGCTGCTTTCCACGGTTCCTAAAAGCGACTCTGACAGAATACTGCTATACCAGTTTTTTTATGGCACCTGTTTTTTGATTTCAATGGTTCAAGTGTTTTTTTTATCCGGAATAAGACAAAACTCTGTTGATAGTGCAAACAAGCAAGATTCTGAAAAGTCTGACATATCTCTGAAGGATATTAAGGGCGTGTTTGCCAACAAGCCTTTTATGATTTTCTGTGCTTGTGTATTTACATTTCATATAGCCTGGCAAATGGGGTGGCCGTTGTTTTTCTTATATAATGCAGATTATATCAGGGTAAACGAATTTCAACTGGGTATTTTAAATGTAGCATCAGGGCTTGCGTCATTCCTGTCCTATCCTTTGTGGCACAAGCTTGCAGTAAAGAAGGGGAACAGTTTTGTAATTATTATTGGTGCTTTAGGGCTTACTACAAACCCATTTTTTTATACTGGAATAATGCCTTTTTATGTAATTGTTGCTGTAAACATAATAGTAGGCGCTGCTTGTGCGGCCTTTACCATGATGCTGTTTTGCAATCTCATGGAGATTTTGCCCACAAGCAAGAAAACCATGTATATATCGATGTATAATACATTTATTAACATATCGGGCTTTATTGCCCCGCTTTTAGGCATATGGATGAACAGGCATACTGGTATATTCCGTGCCATGTTGATAATTGGTGTTTTGAGAACTATCGGGGTAGGGATGTTTGCATTTAGATGGTTTTTATCTTTAAAAGAAAAGGAAAATAAAAGCAGTGCAGGACAGGTTTATGGGAGGAATCAGTGA
- the pdxA gene encoding 4-hydroxythreonine-4-phosphate dehydrogenase PdxA, giving the protein MDRPVIGIPLGDPAGIGPEIVVKALINSGVYKNCKPLVIGNIGVMKRICTDIGLDIKFNVIEDPVKGRYCPGLIDLVSLENIEYNGIKYGEVQAEAGRAAYDYIVKTTEFALDGKINAIATTPINKEAIKAANIDFIGHTEMLADLTKTDDPLTMFQVYSLRVFFLSRHVSLRKACDLVKKQRLFDYVVRCDNALKRLGLDRRLIAIAGLNPHSGEHGLFGDEETREVIPAVTALKEKGFDVVGPVPADSVFYQALKGRYDAVLSLYHDQGHIATKTVDFEKTISLTIGMPFLRTSVDHGTAFDIAGKGIASPVSMEEAIRLAALYCGSYMG; this is encoded by the coding sequence ATGGACAGACCGGTAATTGGTATACCTTTGGGAGATCCGGCAGGCATAGGGCCTGAAATTGTTGTGAAAGCACTTATTAACTCAGGAGTATACAAAAACTGCAAGCCCTTAGTGATCGGCAACATCGGAGTGATGAAAAGGATTTGTACAGATATTGGGTTGGATATAAAATTCAATGTAATAGAAGACCCGGTTAAGGGCAGATACTGTCCGGGGCTCATAGATTTGGTATCTCTTGAAAATATTGAGTACAATGGCATTAAGTATGGTGAAGTACAGGCTGAGGCAGGAAGGGCTGCTTATGATTATATAGTGAAGACAACGGAATTCGCTTTGGACGGAAAAATTAATGCAATTGCTACTACACCTATAAACAAAGAAGCAATAAAAGCTGCAAATATTGATTTTATAGGACATACAGAGATGCTTGCCGACTTGACAAAAACTGATGATCCGCTTACCATGTTCCAGGTCTACAGCTTAAGGGTATTTTTCCTTTCAAGGCATGTTTCACTCAGGAAAGCCTGTGATTTGGTTAAAAAGCAAAGATTATTCGACTATGTAGTCAGATGCGATAATGCTTTGAAACGTCTTGGGCTTGATAGAAGACTTATTGCAATAGCCGGTCTTAATCCACACAGCGGAGAGCACGGCCTTTTTGGTGATGAGGAAACAAGGGAGGTAATACCTGCTGTAACAGCCTTAAAGGAAAAAGGTTTTGATGTCGTTGGCCCGGTTCCTGCAGATTCGGTTTTCTATCAGGCATTAAAGGGCAGATATGATGCCGTACTTTCCCTCTATCATGATCAAGGTCACATAGCAACGAAAACTGTAGATTTTGAGAAGACAATCTCCCTTACTATAGGGATGCCTTTTTTAAGGACATCTGTTGATCACGGTACAGCCTTTGATATTGCCGGAAAGGGTATAGCAAGTCCGGTAAGTATGGAGGAGGCGATAAGATTGGCGGCTTTGTATTGCGGTTCATATATGGGGTGA
- a CDS encoding MmcQ/YjbR family DNA-binding protein has product MNPKELKDYCLSKSGAVEDFPFGPDVIVIKAGGKMFALISQRDNKLNLSLKCDPFLAQEFRQRYSSITPGYHMSKKNWNTIVVDDSIPEEELFWMINHSYDLVLKSLPKSARESL; this is encoded by the coding sequence ATGAATCCAAAGGAATTGAAGGATTATTGCTTATCAAAGAGTGGAGCAGTCGAGGATTTCCCCTTCGGCCCTGATGTCATTGTAATTAAGGCTGGAGGCAAAATGTTTGCACTCATCTCACAGCGCGATAACAAGCTGAATCTATCACTAAAATGCGACCCGTTCCTTGCCCAGGAATTCAGACAGCGTTATTCATCCATCACTCCGGGTTACCATATGAGTAAGAAAAACTGGAATACCATTGTTGTAGATGATTCAATCCCTGAAGAAGAATTGTTCTGGATGATAAACCACTCCTATGATCTGGTTTTAAAGAGTTTGCCCAAATCAGCACGCGAATCGCTGTAA
- a CDS encoding TIGR03960 family B12-binding radical SAM protein, with amino-acid sequence MPYIVNDEILQSVEKPSRYTGSEWNSVHKNPGDVNIRFAFCFPDVYEIGMSHLGMKILYHLLNEREDVYCERVFAPWVDMEQKLRENKIPLFALESQEPIRDFDFIGFTLQYEMSYTNIVNMLDLAGVPIFSSDRTEEHPLICAGGPCAYNPEPLAEIVDFFMLGEGEEIISEVMDVYSAWKADNATREDFLNRIVNIEGIYVPRFYEVKYNSDGTISSIMPKDAKYPQKIRKRIIDNLNETFFPERIIVPFTDIVHDRIMLELFRGCTRGCRFCQAGFIYRPVRERSPEKLLDMARKLEENTGYEEISLTSLSTSDYSGLGSLTEGLIKEMEEKRVNLSLPSLRIDSFSLDLMEKAQKVRKSGLTFAPEAGTQRLRDVINKGVTENDLINSVTTAFSGGWNSVKLYFMLGLPSETFEDIEGIAELGYKVVSAYSAIPREKRGKGLNVTISTSSFVPKPFTPFQWESQDEMDVLREKQRFLKGKIKSKNISYNWHDSELSLLEAVFARGDRRTGRVLVKAWEKGCRFDSWGEHFKFQEWMEAFEECGLSPSFYANRRRRYDEVFPWDHIDVGVSKKFLLKENERAYKGEVTPNCRIDCTGCGASALGGGGFC; translated from the coding sequence ATGCCTTATATAGTAAACGATGAAATACTTCAGAGTGTAGAAAAACCTTCCAGATATACCGGGAGCGAGTGGAACAGTGTTCATAAAAATCCTGGAGATGTAAATATCAGATTTGCATTTTGTTTTCCTGATGTTTATGAAATCGGAATGTCACATCTGGGAATGAAAATATTATATCATCTGTTGAATGAAAGAGAAGATGTATACTGTGAAAGAGTATTTGCCCCATGGGTAGATATGGAGCAAAAACTTCGTGAGAATAAAATTCCACTTTTTGCCTTGGAATCGCAGGAACCTATCAGGGATTTTGATTTTATAGGCTTTACCCTCCAATATGAAATGAGCTATACAAATATAGTAAACATGCTTGATCTTGCAGGTGTGCCTATATTCAGCAGTGACCGAACAGAAGAACATCCTTTAATCTGTGCAGGAGGACCTTGTGCATACAATCCCGAACCCCTTGCGGAAATAGTTGATTTTTTTATGCTGGGTGAGGGTGAAGAAATTATTAGTGAAGTTATGGATGTGTATAGTGCATGGAAAGCGGATAATGCAACCAGAGAAGATTTTTTGAATAGAATAGTAAATATAGAAGGAATCTATGTACCTCGGTTTTATGAGGTTAAGTATAATTCAGACGGCACAATCAGCTCGATAATGCCCAAAGATGCAAAATATCCCCAAAAGATAAGGAAAAGAATCATTGATAACCTTAATGAGACTTTCTTTCCTGAAAGGATTATCGTTCCTTTTACGGATATCGTACATGACCGGATAATGCTTGAACTGTTCAGAGGGTGTACCAGGGGATGCAGGTTTTGCCAGGCAGGGTTTATATATAGACCGGTAAGGGAAAGATCGCCAGAAAAGCTTCTGGATATGGCGCGGAAGCTGGAAGAAAACACCGGATACGAAGAAATATCTCTGACATCGCTAAGTACCAGTGATTATTCTGGATTAGGCAGTCTTACAGAAGGTCTGATTAAAGAAATGGAAGAAAAAAGAGTAAACCTGTCCTTGCCTTCTCTGAGGATCGATTCTTTTTCCCTGGATTTGATGGAAAAAGCACAAAAAGTAAGGAAGAGCGGTTTGACATTTGCTCCTGAAGCGGGAACACAAAGGCTTAGAGATGTAATCAACAAGGGAGTAACGGAAAATGATCTCATAAATTCCGTAACGACAGCTTTCAGTGGTGGCTGGAACAGCGTGAAACTGTATTTTATGCTGGGATTACCGTCAGAAACATTTGAAGATATTGAGGGAATAGCAGAGTTGGGTTATAAGGTGGTAAGTGCATATTCGGCTATACCAAGGGAAAAAAGGGGCAAAGGTTTGAATGTTACTATCAGTACCTCATCTTTTGTACCTAAACCTTTCACACCATTCCAATGGGAATCCCAAGATGAAATGGATGTGCTGAGAGAAAAACAGAGGTTCTTAAAAGGGAAAATAAAAAGTAAAAATATAAGTTACAACTGGCATGATTCTGAATTAAGTCTACTTGAAGCAGTTTTTGCAAGGGGTGATCGGAGAACGGGAAGAGTACTTGTGAAAGCATGGGAGAAAGGGTGCAGGTTTGATAGTTGGGGTGAACACTTTAAATTCCAGGAATGGATGGAAGCTTTTGAAGAATGTGGCCTCAGTCCTTCCTTTTATGCAAACAGAAGAAGAAGGTATGATGAAGTATTTCCTTGGGATCATATTGATGTAGGAGTATCAAAAAAATTCCTGCTAAAAGAAAATGAAAGGGCTTATAAAGGGGAAGTGACCCCAAACTGCAGGATTGATTGTACGGGATGTGGAGCATCAGCTTTAGGTGGGGGTGGTTTCTGTTGA
- a CDS encoding TIGR03936 family radical SAM-associated protein, with translation MKSIRMKFIRGEEVKFISHLDLMKTFERALRRSGLPIAYSQGFNPHPQMVFGLPLSVGVTSEAEYADFDLSTPVDTGEFIERLNGSLPNGLKILNVKEKNVKDNIMASISMARYVILVSPELGWDAETLQGRIKNLLESKEIIVKKEGKKGARDIDIRPMIHSIEVGKLNTEAMTGSENQVNIQDSTKSWLNDYIEKIYKGFTKPSYNQDNIFCLNVLLSAGSAANLKPELLVSALESYLDERLKIVKIHRTELFVDRKGNIAEPLDDKVINSQ, from the coding sequence TTGAAAAGTATCAGAATGAAGTTTATCCGTGGGGAAGAAGTGAAATTCATATCACACCTTGATCTGATGAAAACTTTTGAAAGAGCTTTGAGACGTTCGGGACTTCCTATCGCGTACTCACAGGGTTTCAATCCCCATCCGCAAATGGTTTTTGGATTGCCGTTGTCAGTAGGAGTGACAAGTGAAGCGGAGTATGCTGATTTTGATCTTTCTACTCCGGTTGATACCGGAGAATTCATTGAGAGATTAAATGGGAGTTTGCCAAATGGGCTAAAAATCCTGAATGTGAAAGAAAAAAATGTGAAGGATAATATTATGGCATCCATATCTATGGCACGTTATGTGATACTGGTTTCTCCAGAGCTGGGATGGGATGCGGAAACCTTACAAGGAAGAATAAAAAATCTACTTGAAAGTAAAGAGATAATCGTTAAGAAGGAAGGAAAAAAAGGTGCAAGGGATATCGACATCAGACCTATGATACACAGTATAGAGGTTGGTAAGTTGAATACTGAAGCTATGACTGGTTCGGAAAATCAGGTGAATATCCAGGATTCTACAAAGAGTTGGCTGAATGACTATATTGAAAAAATATATAAAGGCTTTACAAAACCAAGCTATAATCAGGATAACATTTTCTGCCTGAACGTACTTTTAAGTGCCGGAAGCGCTGCCAATCTAAAGCCGGAACTCCTTGTTTCCGCCCTTGAAAGCTATCTTGATGAAAGGCTTAAAATAGTAAAAATACACCGTACTGAATTGTTTGTCGACAGAAAAGGGAACATTGCAGAACCCTTGGATGATAAGGTAATAAACAGTCAATGA